In Pseudophryne corroboree isolate aPseCor3 chromosome 3, aPseCor3.hap2, whole genome shotgun sequence, a genomic segment contains:
- the LOC135054751 gene encoding gastrula zinc finger protein XlCGF57.1-like: MFDPRVPGELSRTQSPITVPPPRSLIHERHSDQKILELTNKIIQLLTGEEWEYIEGHRGLYKDIMTEDHPPHTPPDLPKDATTDCLSVHMKEEPVSCEGGNLTDPDMYTPTDHIEYTSVHIKEESESSEDEDLTDTINCTPTDHIPLDYICVKIKEESNSCGEGSVSDTERYSLPDHPRTNHSSTNAEHFCTEDHGKGQKGARRYACSQCGKSFTSRVNLVTHGRIHTGEKPFTCPECGRCFTSKSNLNAHQKYHTGEKPFSCNECGKRFVVKSKLERHQMMHARGKPHVCTDCGKCFSSLSNLNTHLRYHTEDKPFRCTECGKSFFLKSRLVRHQKCHTGARPYTCAECEKCFTISSDLVRHQAVHTGKKLPCSECGKCFTNNSGLVRHLRVHTGKKPFSCTECGKTFTIKTTLVQHQRIHTGEKPFTCTVCSRCFRQKSTLYRHIQTHR, translated from the exons ATGTTTGACCCTCGTGTGCCAGGagaactgagcaggacccagagccccatcacggtgcctccacctcgctcactgatacatgagagacacagtgaccagaagatcctggaactcaccaacaagatcattcagctgctgactggagag gagtgggagtatatagagggacacaggggtctgtacaaggacatcaTGACTGAGGATCATCCGCCTCACACACCACCAG ATTTACCTAAAGATGCTACAACTGATTGTCTATCTGTGCATATgaaggaggaaccagtctcatgtgaaGGAGGAAACCTCACAGACCctgacatgtatacacccacaGATCATATAGAATATACATCTGTTCATATTAAGGAGGAATCAGAGTCTTCTGAAGATGAGGATCTTACAGACACCATAAACTGTACACCCACAGACCATATACCGTTAGATTATATCTGTGTTAAAATTAAGGAGGAATCAAACTCATGCGGAGAAGGAAGTGTCTCAGACACTGAGCGTTATAGTCTTCCAGATCATCCTCGTACAAATCACTCATCCACAAATGCTGAACACTTCTGTACAGAGGACCATGGTAAAGGTCAGAAAGGAGCCAGACGttatgcttgcagtcagtgtggaaAGTCCTTCACCTCTAGAGTCAACCTGGTCACCCATGGAAGGATCCACACCGGCGAGAAGCCGTTTACTTGCCCTGAATGTGGCCGGTGTTTCACTAGCAAATCAAATCTCAATGCTCATCAGAAATACCACACGGGGGAGAAGCCGTTCAGCTGCAATGAATGCGGAAAACGTTTCGTGGTGAAGTCCAAGCTTGAGAGACACCAAATGATGCATGCAAGAGGGAAGCCGCACGTGTGCACCGACTGCGGCAAATGTTTCTCCAGTCTGTCCAATCTCAACACCCACCTCAGGTATCACACAGAAGACAAGCCGTTCCGCTGTACCGAATGCGGCAAATCTTTCTTCCTAAAGTCGCGGCTTGTCCGGCACCAGAAGTGCCACACCGGAGCGAGGCCATATACATGCgccgagtgtgagaaatgtttcacCATCAGCTCGGATCTGGTTAGGCACCAGGCGGTTCACACGGGGAAGAAGTTGCCTTGTTCCGAGTGCGGGAAGTGCTTCACCAATAACTCGGGCCTGGTCAGGCATCTGAGGGTCCATACGGGGAAGAAACCATTTTCCTGCACGGAATGTGGCAAAACTTTTACCATCAAGACCACCCTGGTTCAGCACCAGAGAATTCACACGGGAGAGAAACCGTTTACCTGCACCGTATGCAGCAGATGCTTTAGGCAGAAGAGCACCTTATAtagacacatacagacacacaggtAG